In the genome of Chryseobacterium arthrosphaerae, one region contains:
- a CDS encoding 3-hydroxybutyryl-CoA dehydrogenase: protein MKNIVVIGAGTMGNGIAHTFAQSGFKVNLVDVSQEALDRGLKTITTNLDRIIAKGNLTEEQKAETLGNITTFTALNDAAGSADLIVEAATENLDLKLKIFGQMDELAPAGCILATNTSSISITKIAAATKRADKVIGMHFMNPVPIMKLVEIIKGYSTSKETFDTIYEMSKTLGKVPVEVNDYPGFVANRILMPMINESIETLYNGVAGVEEIDTVMKLGMAHPMGPLQLADFIGLDVCLAILNVMYDGFKNPKYAPNPLLVNMVTAGKLGVKSGEGFYDYSESKKAEKVSKMFLN, encoded by the coding sequence ATCAAAAACATTGTTGTTATCGGAGCGGGAACCATGGGGAACGGTATTGCACACACTTTCGCACAAAGCGGTTTCAAAGTAAATCTTGTAGATGTATCACAGGAAGCTTTAGACAGAGGGCTGAAAACCATTACTACCAATCTTGACAGAATCATTGCAAAAGGAAATCTTACTGAAGAGCAGAAAGCTGAAACATTAGGAAATATTACCACTTTTACGGCTCTGAATGATGCCGCAGGATCTGCTGATCTTATTGTAGAAGCAGCTACGGAAAATCTGGATCTTAAATTAAAGATCTTCGGACAGATGGATGAGCTGGCTCCGGCAGGTTGTATCCTGGCTACCAATACTTCTTCTATTTCTATCACGAAAATTGCTGCTGCTACCAAAAGAGCAGACAAGGTGATCGGAATGCACTTTATGAATCCTGTTCCTATCATGAAGCTGGTAGAGATCATTAAAGGATATTCTACTTCTAAAGAGACTTTTGATACGATCTATGAGATGAGCAAAACTTTAGGAAAAGTTCCGGTAGAAGTAAATGATTATCCAGGTTTCGTGGCCAACAGAATTTTAATGCCGATGATCAATGAATCTATCGAAACGCTTTATAACGGTGTAGCCGGTGTGGAAGAAATCGATACGGTAATGAAATTAGGAATGGCTCACCCGATGGGGCCACTTCAGCTGGCAGATTTTATTGGTCTTGATGTATGTCTTGCCATTCTGAATGTAATGTATGACGGATTCAAAAATCCTAAATATGCTCCCAACCCATTGCTTGTAAACATGGTGACAGCCGGAAAACTTGGTGTAAAATCAGGTGAAGGGTTCTATGATTATTCTGAAAGCAAAAAAGCTGAAAAAGTTTCAAAAATGTTTTTGAACTGA
- a CDS encoding META domain-containing protein, with protein MKKLFLSICTAAVLASCGTMSSPSASKVGKAQPALVNTKWTLADNVKGKIPTLNIEGEKITGNAGCNNYFGTATIDPSTGGFSAGQMGSTKMMCNNIGVEQNFMDMMGKANKYVISGNTLELYKDNLLLLKFNKSE; from the coding sequence ATGAAAAAGCTTTTTTTAAGTATATGTACAGCAGCAGTATTGGCTTCGTGTGGTACCATGAGCAGCCCGTCTGCCTCTAAAGTAGGGAAGGCTCAGCCAGCTCTTGTCAATACAAAATGGACACTGGCTGACAATGTAAAAGGAAAAATTCCGACATTAAATATTGAAGGGGAAAAAATCACCGGGAATGCAGGCTGCAACAACTATTTCGGAACGGCTACCATTGATCCTTCTACCGGAGGTTTCTCTGCAGGGCAAATGGGGTCTACGAAAATGATGTGCAACAATATCGGGGTAGAGCAGAACTTTATGGATATGATGGGAAAAGCTAATAAATATGTGATTTCCGGAAATACCTTAGAATTGTATAAAGACAATCTTTTACTATTGAAATTCAATAAATCAGAATAA
- the pheT gene encoding phenylalanine--tRNA ligase subunit beta — protein sequence MKISNNWLKDFVKTELKTERIGEFLTDIGLEVEGIDKFESVRGSLEGIVVGKVLTCEKHPNADKLKKTTVDVGNGKVLNIVCGAPNVEAGQTVPVAVVGTKIYDKTGNFFEIKEAKIRGEVSQGMICAEDELGLSEDHGGIMVLDETRYEVGKNFADYFELTNDEVFEIGLTPNRTDAMSHYGVARDLHAYLSTNQLKSQFNKVASEALNNEGSHDFKLEIEDAELCPRYIGAVIEGVKVAESPSWLKDRLKAIGLSPINNVVDITNYILHGYGQPLHAFDADKIADKKVKVGVVKPGTKFTTLDGVERTLNGSEIMIKDGKDNPMCIAGVFGGENSGVSETTQTVFLESAYFNPVAVRKGAKAHSLNTDASFRFERGVDPNLTRTAITHAIKMIQEIAEGKLVGELLEEYPKKIEDNYVILRFSKIEQILGTKIHREKVKEILKALEIQVLNEIPNGFEISVPAYRADVTREIDVIEEILRIYGYNKIDAPQKISFTPVKLSANDQDELENSWARALQSLGFNEVMNNSLTSVKDETDAVKLLNPLSGDLAFMRKSLLEGLLQNTVYNINRKNQDIKFFEFGKIYHKKEKYEERKQLAVIVSGRDVAENWLQPKSAVSFYNLKAYVKVLLERLAADYKEVALSDDRFSDALAYEADGKTLVRIGKVAPALLKDFDIDQDCFYAEIELEYAQELRSKNELKFKDIPKFNKIRRDLALLIDKSVNYEDLYQTAKKNKSPFIKNINLFDVYEGKNLPEGKKSYAMSFELLNEEKTLEEKEITEVMDSLIKSFQKEFNAELRS from the coding sequence ATGAAAATATCAAACAACTGGCTGAAAGACTTTGTAAAAACGGAATTGAAAACTGAAAGAATCGGTGAATTCCTTACAGACATAGGTCTAGAGGTTGAAGGGATAGATAAATTTGAAAGTGTAAGAGGCAGCCTGGAAGGAATTGTTGTAGGTAAAGTTTTAACCTGTGAAAAACATCCGAATGCTGACAAACTGAAGAAGACAACAGTAGACGTAGGAAACGGGAAAGTACTGAACATTGTTTGCGGAGCTCCTAACGTAGAGGCAGGACAGACAGTTCCCGTAGCCGTTGTCGGAACTAAAATCTATGACAAAACCGGAAACTTTTTTGAAATTAAAGAAGCCAAAATCAGAGGGGAGGTTTCCCAGGGGATGATCTGTGCAGAAGATGAGCTTGGTCTTAGCGAAGATCACGGAGGAATTATGGTTTTGGATGAAACCCGATATGAAGTAGGAAAAAACTTTGCAGACTATTTTGAATTAACGAATGATGAGGTTTTTGAAATCGGGCTGACTCCCAACAGGACAGATGCAATGTCTCACTATGGTGTTGCCAGAGATTTACATGCCTATCTTTCTACAAACCAACTGAAATCCCAGTTTAATAAAGTAGCTTCTGAAGCTTTGAATAACGAGGGCTCTCATGATTTCAAACTTGAAATTGAAGATGCTGAATTATGCCCAAGATACATCGGAGCGGTGATTGAAGGAGTGAAAGTAGCAGAATCACCGTCCTGGTTAAAAGACAGGCTGAAAGCGATCGGATTAAGCCCGATCAATAATGTTGTAGATATCACCAACTATATTCTTCACGGTTACGGACAGCCGCTTCATGCTTTTGATGCAGATAAAATTGCAGATAAAAAAGTGAAGGTAGGCGTTGTAAAGCCGGGAACCAAATTCACTACACTGGATGGAGTGGAAAGAACCCTGAATGGTTCTGAGATCATGATTAAAGACGGTAAAGATAACCCGATGTGTATTGCCGGAGTTTTCGGTGGTGAGAATTCAGGAGTATCTGAAACTACCCAGACCGTATTCCTTGAAAGTGCTTACTTTAACCCGGTTGCTGTGAGAAAAGGAGCGAAGGCACACAGCCTGAACACTGATGCTTCTTTCCGTTTTGAAAGAGGAGTAGACCCGAATCTGACAAGAACAGCGATTACTCATGCCATCAAAATGATTCAGGAAATTGCTGAAGGGAAGCTGGTAGGTGAATTACTGGAAGAGTATCCTAAGAAAATTGAAGATAACTATGTGATCCTGAGATTCTCAAAAATCGAACAGATTTTAGGAACAAAGATTCACAGAGAAAAAGTAAAAGAAATATTAAAAGCATTGGAAATTCAGGTGCTGAATGAAATTCCAAATGGTTTTGAAATCTCCGTTCCTGCTTACAGAGCGGATGTAACAAGAGAAATCGACGTTATCGAAGAGATTTTAAGAATCTACGGTTATAACAAGATCGATGCTCCGCAGAAAATTTCATTCACCCCTGTTAAGCTGAGTGCCAACGATCAGGATGAGTTGGAAAACAGTTGGGCAAGAGCTTTGCAAAGCCTTGGTTTCAATGAAGTCATGAACAATTCCCTGACGTCTGTAAAAGATGAAACGGATGCGGTAAAACTGCTGAACCCTTTAAGCGGTGATCTTGCATTCATGAGAAAGTCTTTATTGGAAGGCCTTCTTCAGAATACGGTTTACAATATCAACAGGAAGAATCAGGATATCAAATTCTTTGAATTCGGAAAGATCTACCACAAAAAAGAGAAGTACGAAGAAAGAAAACAGCTGGCTGTCATTGTTTCAGGAAGAGATGTTGCAGAAAACTGGCTTCAGCCTAAATCTGCGGTAAGCTTCTATAACCTGAAAGCATATGTAAAAGTTCTTTTGGAAAGACTTGCTGCAGATTATAAAGAAGTGGCCTTATCTGATGACAGATTCTCTGATGCATTAGCCTATGAAGCAGATGGGAAAACTTTGGTAAGAATCGGAAAAGTAGCGCCTGCTTTACTGAAAGATTTTGATATTGATCAGGACTGCTTCTATGCAGAAATTGAACTGGAATATGCTCAGGAATTACGTTCTAAAAATGAACTGAAGTTCAAAGACATCCCTAAATTCAACAAGATCAGAAGAGACCTTGCTTTACTGATTGATAAAAGCGTCAACTATGAAGACCTTTATCAGACTGCGAAGAAGAATAAATCTCCGTTCATTAAGAATATTAATTTATTCGATGTGTATGAAGGAAAAAATCTTCCTGAGGGCAAAAAGTCTTATGCCATGAGCTTCGAGCTGCTGAACGAAGAGAAAACACTGGAAGAAAAAGAGATCACAGAAGTAATGGATTCCCTGATCAAGTCTTTCCAGAAAGAATTCAACGCTGAGTTGAGATCTTAA